Proteins from a genomic interval of Caulobacter sp. SL161:
- the aat gene encoding leucyl/phenylalanyl-tRNA--protein transferase, whose translation MEDAFTVDDLIACYARGVFPMADAREDESLFLIDPERRGVLPLGTFHIPKRLARTVRNGPYEVRVDTAFDAVIEHCAASRPGRLDTWINHPIQRLYGQLYARGLAHSVETWLDDELVGGLYGVSLGGAFFGESMFSTARDASKVALVHLVARLIAGGYELLDTQFLTEHLAQFGVTEISRADYRRRLSKALATPGDFYGLAGGATGIDCLQAISQAS comes from the coding sequence ATGGAAGACGCCTTCACGGTCGACGACCTGATCGCCTGCTATGCGCGCGGCGTCTTTCCGATGGCCGACGCACGAGAGGACGAGAGCCTCTTTCTGATCGATCCCGAGCGGCGCGGTGTGCTGCCGCTCGGGACTTTCCATATTCCCAAGCGCCTGGCCCGCACGGTTCGCAATGGACCGTACGAGGTTCGCGTCGACACCGCCTTCGACGCGGTGATCGAGCACTGCGCCGCCTCGCGGCCCGGACGGCTTGACACCTGGATCAACCATCCGATCCAGCGGCTCTATGGCCAGCTCTACGCCCGCGGGCTCGCCCACAGCGTCGAGACGTGGCTGGACGATGAGCTTGTCGGCGGACTCTACGGCGTGTCGCTGGGCGGGGCGTTCTTTGGTGAGAGCATGTTCTCGACCGCGCGCGACGCCAGCAAGGTGGCGCTGGTGCATCTCGTCGCGCGCTTGATCGCGGGCGGGTACGAGTTGCTGGACACCCAGTTTCTCACCGAGCATCTGGCGCAGTTCGGCGTCACGGAGATCAGCCGCGCGGACTACCGCCGCCGGCTATCCAAGGCCCTGGCGACGCCGGGCGACTTCTACGGCTTGGCGGGCGGCGCGACGGGGATCGACTGCTTGCAGGCGATCAGCCAGGCGTCATAG
- a CDS encoding DUF2155 domain-containing protein produces MARRASLIAAVSVLSGLAVAGIAVARQAGTPQAQTPASAPAATPAPVAPAPRPAPPTPVGELRPAQPVQVAPATANPNPPASPAPGAATQVKPPAATKPAEPAKRARYSVAILQALDKVTTETMRFEVPIGQPIRYKTLIFTVRACETAAADEVAPESAAYVVVDTQPKAQAGRAAPPGRQIYKGWMYASSPGLNPLQHPVYDAWLIACKQSIPVAPPAKP; encoded by the coding sequence ATGGCCCGCCGGGCGTCCCTGATCGCGGCAGTGAGCGTCCTGTCCGGCTTGGCCGTGGCAGGTATCGCTGTCGCGCGTCAGGCAGGAACGCCTCAGGCTCAGACTCCGGCCAGCGCGCCCGCCGCGACCCCAGCGCCGGTGGCGCCCGCTCCGCGACCTGCACCGCCGACGCCGGTCGGAGAACTACGGCCCGCCCAGCCCGTTCAGGTCGCGCCCGCCACGGCGAACCCTAATCCGCCCGCGTCACCCGCGCCGGGAGCCGCCACCCAGGTCAAACCGCCGGCGGCGACCAAGCCCGCCGAGCCCGCCAAGCGGGCGCGCTATTCGGTGGCCATCTTGCAGGCGCTGGACAAGGTCACGACCGAAACCATGCGGTTCGAGGTCCCGATCGGTCAGCCGATCCGGTACAAGACCCTGATCTTCACCGTGCGGGCTTGCGAAACCGCCGCCGCCGACGAGGTCGCGCCGGAGTCGGCGGCCTATGTGGTGGTCGACACCCAGCCCAAGGCCCAGGCCGGCCGCGCCGCGCCTCCGGGACGCCAGATCTACAAGGGTTGGATGTACGCCAGCTCGCCGGGCCTGAACCCGCTGCAACACCCGGTCTATGACGCCTGGCTGATCGCCTGCAAGCAGTCGATCCCCGTCGCGCCGCCCGCCAAGCCGTAG
- a CDS encoding NADH:ubiquinone oxidoreductase subunit NDUFA12, producing MLKAIFTWWNGATLGQRFHIGRRGVFVGQDDYGNRYFEARDNSDSYDRHKRRWVIYNGYAEASKVPAEWSGWLHYTLDEPPTRAPLKRREWEKDTLPNLTGTVHAWRPQGSLTRGGERPAATSDYQAWSPE from the coding sequence GTGCTGAAAGCGATCTTCACGTGGTGGAACGGCGCGACCCTCGGGCAGCGTTTCCACATTGGCCGCCGCGGCGTCTTCGTGGGTCAGGACGACTACGGCAACCGCTATTTCGAGGCGCGCGACAACAGCGACAGCTACGACCGTCACAAGCGTCGTTGGGTGATCTACAACGGCTATGCCGAAGCCTCGAAGGTCCCTGCGGAGTGGAGCGGTTGGCTGCACTACACGCTGGACGAGCCGCCGACCCGCGCGCCGCTGAAGCGTCGCGAATGGGAGAAGGACACGCTCCCGAACCTGACCGGCACCGTGCACGCCTGGCGTCCCCAGGGTTCGCTGACCCGCGGCGGCGAGCGCCCGGCGGCGACGAGTGACTATCAAGCCTGGTCGCCGGAATAG
- a CDS encoding TSCPD domain-containing protein encodes MRPSAKAAGLVPAMEWRDLERADSVQVISAPSSWSDARVEAWLDWGGEVEPKAPLGGGPARYAARVAQLGLSRGLFGDKADADAFREALLTTMLTGIATPTSGQRGLRLLPDITEFEFQSQARDILGQRRARLLAAQAAARLNTALDQVADAVRRCSGDSRACSDVRKNPALARAARKARELGADDQTILDAIALADQPRAPLTALAVDDELPLVAAATRQAVAAGDEAATLAAQVGWETSALTLALSPTDAEALSRGAAIGAAIDASAFLDAEGFDIERFTFVCHLWATALELDRGERPARLSLAGVGDCLLSQGYAQTSIEGRDGAAALWALAVGAALSASAEAAAVLGQDPVFDQDRQGVLKTLAERRVRAAALRSALATEAAAALATAHALARKHGLRSAGLVGPFTDLEATLRLGGAPVGAAGAIAPVSVSQTADGFLMPSFSAAAFEALSSEGVDLDAARRHALGHGSLAESPAIDHAMLQARGFTAHEIEKAENALREHQGVRAAFAPAIVGAGFLRDVLGASAEDVARRDFDTLAFADFSAAEIAAAERHALGAGTLGDCEALNPDLREAFRSVEAPSFNDRLAMLAAVESFACLPTAVMVSIPHDARPADAVRAQAAAARAGVRALRLQRAPTPYDFKLDLPEEPVAEAPRPAPAREPVVTERVVERIVERDRSRRRLPDRRKGYIQKAAVGGHKVYLHTGEYEDGELGELFIDMHKEGAAFRSLMNNFAIAVSLGLQHGVPLDEFVDAFVYTKFEPAGPVTGNDSIKSATSILDYIFRELGVSYLGRDDLANGDPGEFNADGLGAGKRLAEDDLLDDDADPVPASRFISKGFSRGATPDNLVFASFGHRRVEGAARPGADGEMCPACGDLSLVRRGGMTVCDTCGAQSERPGPVAST; translated from the coding sequence ATGCGCCCCTCCGCCAAAGCCGCAGGCCTCGTCCCCGCGATGGAATGGCGCGACCTGGAACGGGCCGACAGCGTTCAGGTCATTTCGGCGCCGTCATCATGGTCGGACGCCCGCGTCGAAGCCTGGCTCGATTGGGGCGGCGAGGTCGAACCCAAGGCTCCGCTCGGCGGCGGTCCCGCGCGTTACGCTGCGCGCGTGGCGCAACTGGGCCTCTCGCGCGGCCTGTTTGGCGACAAGGCGGACGCCGACGCCTTCCGCGAGGCGCTGCTGACCACGATGCTCACAGGGATAGCGACCCCGACCTCCGGCCAGAGGGGTCTGCGGCTGCTGCCCGACATCACCGAGTTCGAATTCCAGAGCCAGGCGCGGGACATCCTGGGGCAACGCCGAGCGCGCCTCCTGGCGGCTCAAGCCGCTGCGCGTTTGAACACCGCGCTCGACCAGGTCGCAGACGCGGTGCGTCGCTGCTCGGGCGATAGCCGCGCCTGCAGCGATGTTCGCAAGAACCCGGCCCTGGCCCGGGCCGCGCGCAAGGCGCGTGAACTGGGCGCGGACGACCAAACCATCCTGGACGCCATCGCCTTGGCCGACCAGCCCCGTGCGCCGCTGACCGCGCTCGCCGTCGATGATGAGCTGCCCCTTGTCGCCGCCGCAACCCGCCAAGCGGTCGCCGCCGGCGACGAGGCCGCGACCCTGGCCGCCCAGGTCGGTTGGGAAACCAGCGCCCTGACCCTGGCCCTGTCGCCGACCGACGCCGAAGCCCTGTCGCGCGGCGCAGCGATCGGCGCGGCGATCGACGCCAGCGCCTTCCTGGACGCCGAAGGGTTCGACATCGAGCGCTTCACTTTCGTCTGTCATCTGTGGGCCACGGCCCTGGAGCTGGACCGGGGCGAGCGCCCCGCGCGCCTTTCGCTCGCGGGCGTGGGCGATTGCCTGCTCAGCCAAGGCTACGCCCAGACCAGTATCGAAGGTCGCGACGGCGCGGCCGCCTTGTGGGCTCTCGCCGTCGGCGCGGCGCTGTCCGCCAGCGCCGAGGCCGCAGCCGTACTGGGCCAAGACCCCGTCTTTGATCAGGATCGCCAAGGCGTGCTGAAGACCCTGGCCGAACGCCGGGTCCGCGCCGCCGCCCTGCGCTCGGCGCTCGCCACCGAAGCCGCCGCGGCGCTGGCGACGGCCCACGCGCTGGCCCGCAAGCACGGCCTGCGTTCGGCCGGCTTGGTGGGACCGTTCACGGACCTCGAGGCGACCTTGCGCCTGGGCGGCGCGCCCGTCGGCGCGGCAGGCGCCATTGCGCCGGTGTCTGTGTCACAAACCGCAGACGGCTTCCTGATGCCGAGCTTCAGCGCCGCCGCTTTCGAGGCGCTGTCATCGGAGGGCGTCGATCTCGATGCAGCCCGGCGGCATGCGCTGGGCCACGGATCGCTGGCCGAGAGCCCCGCGATCGATCACGCCATGCTGCAGGCGCGCGGCTTCACCGCTCACGAGATCGAGAAGGCCGAAAACGCCCTGCGCGAACATCAGGGCGTGCGGGCGGCCTTCGCCCCGGCGATTGTCGGCGCAGGCTTCCTTCGCGATGTCCTGGGCGCGTCCGCCGAAGATGTCGCGCGTCGCGACTTCGACACCCTGGCCTTCGCCGACTTCTCGGCGGCGGAAATCGCGGCCGCCGAGCGCCATGCGCTGGGCGCAGGCACGCTGGGCGATTGCGAAGCCCTGAACCCTGATCTTCGCGAAGCTTTCCGGTCCGTGGAGGCTCCCTCGTTCAATGACCGCCTGGCGATGCTGGCGGCGGTGGAAAGCTTCGCTTGCCTGCCGACGGCCGTAATGGTCTCGATTCCGCATGACGCGCGCCCGGCCGACGCCGTGCGCGCGCAAGCTGCGGCGGCCAGGGCCGGCGTTCGCGCCCTGCGCCTGCAGCGCGCGCCCACGCCGTACGACTTCAAGCTCGATCTGCCCGAGGAGCCGGTGGCCGAAGCGCCCCGCCCCGCTCCGGCGCGGGAACCAGTGGTGACCGAGCGCGTCGTCGAGCGGATCGTCGAGCGCGACCGCTCTCGCCGCCGCCTGCCCGATCGCCGCAAAGGCTACATTCAGAAGGCGGCCGTAGGAGGCCACAAGGTCTACCTGCATACCGGCGAGTATGAGGATGGCGAGCTGGGCGAACTGTTCATCGACATGCACAAGGAAGGCGCGGCCTTCCGAAGCCTGATGAACAATTTCGCCATCGCCGTCTCGCTGGGTCTGCAGCACGGCGTGCCGCTGGACGAGTTCGTCGACGCCTTCGTCTACACCAAGTTCGAGCCGGCGGGTCCGGTCACGGGCAATGACTCAATCAAGTCCGCGACCTCCATCCTGGATTACATTTTCCGAGAACTGGGCGTCTCGTACCTTGGCCGAGACGACCTCGCCAACGGCGACCCCGGCGAGTTCAACGCCGATGGGCTCGGCGCGGGCAAGCGCCTTGCGGAAGACGACCTGCTGGACGACGACGCCGATCCAGTTCCGGCTAGCCGCTTCATTTCCAAGGGCTTTTCACGGGGCGCCACGCCGGACAATCTGGTCTTCGCCAGCTTTGGCCACCGTCGCGTGGAAGGCGCCGCCCGCCCCGGCGCCGACGGCGAGATGTGCCCGGCTTGCGGCGATCTGTCTTTGGTGCGGAGAGGCGGAATGACAGTCTGCGACACCTGCGGCGCTCAGTCCGAGCGCCCTGGCCCCGTAGCGTCCACCTGA
- a CDS encoding pentapeptide repeat-containing protein, producing the protein MKPIALLAAALGVALSAATPVSAQNAGQIAAVRNGANCPRCNLFQADLSNLTLKGKNLAGARLRQADLSTAVMNRTRFAGGDLRDVNAYGAVMTGASFARADLTNASFVGAYLQGANFAGARLSGVNFSGAEMDRATGLKQSQLSLACGDDSTLLPRGLSIPRCR; encoded by the coding sequence ATGAAACCGATCGCCCTGCTCGCCGCCGCCCTTGGCGTGGCGTTGTCCGCCGCGACGCCCGTCAGCGCCCAGAACGCCGGCCAGATCGCCGCCGTGCGCAACGGCGCGAACTGCCCACGCTGCAACCTGTTCCAGGCCGATCTCTCCAACCTGACCCTGAAGGGCAAGAACCTGGCCGGCGCGCGTCTTCGACAGGCGGACCTGTCGACGGCGGTCATGAACCGGACCCGCTTCGCCGGTGGCGATCTTCGGGACGTCAACGCCTACGGCGCGGTCATGACCGGAGCCAGCTTCGCGCGAGCCGACCTGACCAACGCCAGCTTCGTCGGGGCCTATCTGCAAGGCGCGAATTTTGCCGGCGCGCGACTCTCCGGCGTCAACTTCTCAGGCGCGGAGATGGATCGCGCGACGGGTCTGAAGCAGAGCCAGTTGAGCCTGGCGTGCGGCGATGACTCCACGTTGTTGCCCCGCGGACTTTCCATTCCGCGCTGCCGTTAA
- a CDS encoding pentapeptide repeat-containing protein gives MSRLGVSIAALTLSLLAMTGQAHAWAEDKDVAKLTSFGGMCANCDLAGRKLMNAKFTGANFAKAVLIGADLRGAMFYGSDFGWADLSRADLRGAEMRGANFTRANFTDARMSGIESSRANFTQATLVRVDLSSAELHAATMVGANLQKARFANAELIAADLSGANARDADFSNADINHANFQGARFDGARFHNADMTGSNLRGGIFNSADFRNADLTMVNLSGADLSSARGLEQEQLDEACGDGGTRLPSGLSVRPCNGLRSSQHFMLLRAVPKPPAPPAPPKAPKGPK, from the coding sequence ATGTCCCGCTTGGGCGTTTCCATCGCCGCCTTGACGCTGAGCCTGTTGGCCATGACGGGCCAGGCGCACGCTTGGGCCGAAGACAAGGACGTCGCCAAGCTGACGTCCTTCGGCGGGATGTGCGCCAATTGCGACCTGGCGGGCCGCAAGCTTATGAACGCCAAGTTCACCGGCGCCAACTTCGCCAAGGCCGTTCTGATCGGCGCGGACCTGCGCGGCGCGATGTTTTATGGCTCGGATTTCGGATGGGCCGATCTGAGCCGCGCCGACCTGCGCGGCGCCGAGATGCGCGGCGCCAACTTCACCCGCGCCAACTTCACCGACGCGCGGATGTCCGGCATCGAGAGCAGCCGCGCCAACTTCACCCAGGCCACGCTGGTTCGCGTCGACCTGTCTTCGGCAGAGTTGCACGCCGCCACCATGGTCGGCGCCAACCTGCAGAAAGCGCGTTTCGCCAACGCTGAACTGATCGCCGCCGACCTGTCGGGCGCCAACGCCCGCGACGCCGACTTCTCGAACGCCGACATCAACCACGCCAACTTCCAAGGCGCGCGCTTCGACGGCGCGCGGTTCCACAACGCCGACATGACCGGCTCGAATCTGCGCGGCGGCATCTTCAACAGCGCGGACTTCCGGAACGCAGACCTGACCATGGTCAATCTCAGCGGCGCTGATCTGTCGAGCGCCCGGGGGCTGGAACAGGAACAGCTGGACGAGGCCTGCGGCGATGGCGGCACGCGACTGCCTTCGGGGCTCAGCGTCCGCCCCTGCAACGGCCTGCGGAGCAGCCAGCACTTCATGCTCCTGCGCGCGGTGCCAAAGCCGCCTGCGCCCCCCGCCCCGCCGAAGGCCCCCAAAGGCCCCAAGTAA
- the aspS gene encoding aspartate--tRNA ligase, with protein sequence MTTMHAYRTHNCGALRASDTGAAVRLSGWIHRKRDHGGLVFIDLRDHYGLTQLVLHPETPGFNVVERLRAESVIRVDGEVIARDASVVNPNLPTGEIEIRVSAVEVLSEAAELPLPVFGEPDYPEEIRLKHRYLDLRRETLHKNIVLRSRVIQSIRNRMFAQGFNEFQTPILTASSPEGARDFLVPSRLHPEKFYALPQAPQQFKQLLMVSGFDRYFQIAPCFRDEDLRADRSLEFYQLDVEMSFVTQEDVFAAIEPVMHGVFEEFSNGKPVSPIDGTHTFTNDFGQSFEHKGFERLTYAQSMAWYGSDKPDLRNPIKMANVSEHFRDGGFGLFAKILGADAKNQVWAIPAPTGGSRAFCDRMNSWAQGEGQPGLGYVFWSEDQGGWGGPIAKNLGEPTQALMESLGLGAGDAAFFVAGDPAVFAKFAGLARTRVGTELKLVDENQFKFCWIVDFPMFEWNEEEKKVDFSHNPFSMPQGGLEALETQDPLTIRAYQYDIVCNGYELCSGAIRNHKPEIMLKAFATAGYGPEVVEEQFGGMLNAFRYGAPPHGGLAPGIDRIVMLLADQVAIREVIAFPLNQQGQDLLMNAPANVLDKQLKELHIRTAPPIKV encoded by the coding sequence ATGACCACCATGCACGCCTATCGCACCCATAACTGCGGCGCCCTGCGCGCTTCCGACACCGGCGCGGCCGTGCGTCTGTCCGGCTGGATCCACCGCAAGCGCGACCATGGCGGGCTGGTCTTCATCGACCTGCGCGACCACTACGGTCTGACGCAGCTGGTGCTGCACCCCGAAACGCCCGGTTTCAACGTGGTCGAGCGCCTGCGCGCCGAGAGCGTGATCCGCGTTGACGGCGAAGTGATCGCCCGTGACGCCAGCGTGGTGAACCCCAACCTGCCGACCGGCGAGATCGAGATCCGTGTCTCGGCCGTCGAGGTGCTGTCCGAGGCCGCCGAGCTGCCGCTGCCGGTCTTCGGCGAGCCGGACTATCCCGAAGAGATCCGCCTCAAGCACCGCTATCTCGACCTGCGTCGCGAGACCCTGCACAAGAACATCGTCCTGCGCTCGCGCGTGATCCAGTCGATCCGCAACCGTATGTTCGCCCAGGGCTTCAACGAGTTCCAGACGCCGATCCTGACCGCCAGCTCGCCGGAAGGCGCACGCGACTTCCTGGTGCCCTCGCGTCTGCATCCCGAAAAGTTCTACGCGCTGCCGCAGGCGCCTCAGCAGTTCAAGCAGCTGCTGATGGTTTCGGGTTTTGACCGCTACTTCCAGATCGCACCCTGCTTCCGCGACGAAGACCTGCGCGCCGACCGTAGCCTGGAGTTCTACCAGCTCGACGTCGAGATGAGCTTCGTCACCCAGGAAGACGTCTTCGCGGCGATCGAGCCCGTCATGCATGGCGTGTTCGAGGAGTTCTCGAACGGCAAGCCGGTGTCGCCGATCGACGGCACGCACACCTTCACCAACGACTTTGGCCAATCGTTCGAGCACAAGGGCTTCGAGCGCCTGACCTACGCCCAGTCGATGGCCTGGTACGGCAGCGACAAGCCGGACCTGCGCAACCCGATCAAGATGGCGAACGTCTCGGAGCACTTCCGTGACGGCGGCTTTGGCCTGTTCGCCAAGATCCTGGGCGCCGACGCCAAGAACCAGGTGTGGGCCATCCCGGCCCCGACCGGTGGTTCGCGCGCGTTCTGCGACCGCATGAACAGCTGGGCTCAGGGCGAAGGCCAGCCGGGTCTGGGTTACGTGTTCTGGTCGGAAGACCAGGGCGGCTGGGGCGGCCCGATCGCCAAGAACCTGGGTGAGCCGACGCAAGCGCTGATGGAGTCGCTGGGCCTGGGCGCCGGCGACGCCGCCTTCTTCGTGGCCGGCGACCCGGCCGTGTTCGCCAAGTTCGCGGGCCTGGCCCGCACGCGCGTCGGCACGGAACTGAAACTGGTCGACGAAAACCAGTTCAAGTTCTGCTGGATCGTCGACTTCCCGATGTTCGAGTGGAACGAGGAAGAGAAGAAGGTCGACTTCTCGCACAACCCGTTCTCGATGCCGCAGGGCGGTCTGGAAGCCCTGGAGACCCAGGATCCGCTGACCATCCGCGCCTATCAGTACGACATCGTCTGCAACGGCTACGAGCTGTGCTCGGGCGCGATCCGGAATCACAAGCCCGAGATCATGCTGAAAGCCTTCGCCACCGCCGGCTACGGCCCCGAAGTGGTCGAGGAGCAGTTCGGCGGCATGCTGAACGCCTTCCGCTACGGCGCACCGCCGCATGGTGGTCTGGCGCCGGGCATCGACCGTATCGTCATGTTGCTGGCCGATCAGGTCGCCATCCGCGAAGTCATCGCCTTCCCGCTGAACCAGCAGGGCCAGGACCTCCTGATGAACGCCCCGGCCAACGTGCTCGACAAGCAGTTGAAGGAACTGCACATCCGGACCGCGCCGCCGATCAAGGTGTAG
- the tpiA gene encoding triose-phosphate isomerase, translated as MTLSSTTPRPLIAGNWKMNGLSVALDEARAVAAALEAKPPAARVAIFPPATLLHRLSQAVEGGHLLTGGQDCHGKSNGAHTGDVSAEMIADAGGSLVICGHSERRTDHGETSAQVAGKAEAAALAGLEPIVCVGETLETREAGLAVSFVVSQVRDSLPTSLAGKAFSVAYEPLWAIGTGRTASVDNIVEMHAAIRAELVSRFGEQGRTVLILYGGSVKPENASEILAAPEVGGALVGGASLKAKDFLAIIQAL; from the coding sequence ATGACCCTTTCGAGCACAACGCCCCGGCCTCTGATCGCCGGAAACTGGAAGATGAACGGCCTTTCGGTCGCCCTCGACGAGGCCCGAGCCGTCGCCGCCGCCCTGGAGGCGAAACCTCCGGCCGCCCGCGTCGCGATCTTCCCGCCCGCCACCCTTTTGCATCGTCTGAGCCAGGCGGTGGAAGGGGGCCATCTCCTCACCGGCGGTCAGGATTGCCATGGCAAGTCGAACGGCGCGCACACGGGCGATGTCTCCGCCGAGATGATCGCGGACGCAGGCGGATCGCTGGTGATCTGCGGCCACTCCGAGCGGCGCACTGACCACGGTGAAACCTCCGCCCAGGTGGCCGGAAAGGCTGAAGCCGCCGCCCTGGCGGGTCTGGAGCCGATCGTCTGCGTCGGCGAGACCTTGGAGACGCGTGAAGCGGGCCTGGCGGTGAGCTTTGTCGTCAGCCAGGTGCGTGACTCGCTGCCAACCTCGCTGGCCGGCAAGGCGTTCAGCGTGGCCTATGAGCCTCTGTGGGCGATCGGCACGGGCCGAACGGCCTCGGTCGACAACATCGTCGAGATGCACGCGGCCATCCGCGCCGAGCTGGTCTCCCGGTTTGGCGAGCAGGGCCGGACCGTCCTGATCCTCTATGGTGGCTCCGTGAAGCCTGAAAACGCCAGCGAGATCCTCGCCGCGCCCGAGGTTGGTGGCGCGCTGGTCGGCGGCGCTTCGCTGAAGGCCAAGGACTTCCTGGCGATCATCCAGGCGCTTTAA
- a CDS encoding peptidylprolyl isomerase: MLAGFRKFAKSPFAVVLFGLLIVSFAIFGISDVFKGPQGSGVISAGSRSMSAIDFKQRFDNYRKAMEQQNGTTLTPDQAVEQGVDRQIVQELVLQESLAAALHKMGVAPSDKLVADTVHEQMSQLPPTTRPFDPITGKFDSRAYAALMQQNGLTPETYEASLRDEIAQTHFFSAIADGLKAPRIYAALQGAYLLEAREVSAFVVNPSTVQRPNPPTDAQLTAFMKENADRLTRPETRVLSIMRVSAAALEPSVTINPADVQKAFDFRKDSLARPETRTIVQIAAPDAKAAAVISQRLGKGEDPAAVAKAYGKTPLVLTDKPKSAVPDRKVADAAFALQAGQVSGPITGDLGVAVVKVTKITPGAVATLDSVRPQIEAEVRSQTAQAKAYEQTQTYQDARDAGADLISAASKAGALVITTAPVTAQGTDQMGQPFAGLTPDIIKTAFDLSQGGESELVEAGKGEYYAVKVERIVPAALPPLAEVKPQLTAVWFGQEMAKRMKAKADELAARVKKGESLEAVATAAQSNVQKIPGGLTRQNAQQHVALGQEFLGAAFTAKPGAVFTARAGQQGQAYVVAKLDAVRAAPTANVAQIAVLAQGQAANGLMRDLAEATRVVARTQMKAKSNLTLARQAIGVDTDALAKAEAAKAGKKAE; this comes from the coding sequence ATGCTCGCCGGTTTCCGCAAGTTCGCCAAATCGCCCTTCGCGGTGGTGCTGTTTGGCTTGCTGATTGTCAGTTTCGCCATCTTCGGCATTAGCGACGTGTTCAAGGGCCCGCAGGGATCGGGCGTGATCAGCGCCGGTTCGCGCAGCATGAGCGCGATCGATTTCAAGCAGCGCTTTGACAACTATCGCAAGGCGATGGAGCAGCAGAACGGCACGACCCTGACCCCCGATCAGGCGGTCGAGCAGGGCGTCGATCGTCAGATCGTCCAGGAACTGGTGCTGCAAGAATCGCTGGCCGCCGCCCTTCACAAGATGGGGGTCGCCCCGTCCGACAAGCTGGTCGCCGACACGGTTCACGAGCAGATGAGCCAACTGCCGCCGACGACCCGTCCTTTCGACCCGATCACCGGCAAGTTCGATTCTCGCGCCTATGCGGCGCTGATGCAGCAGAACGGCCTCACGCCGGAGACCTATGAAGCCTCGTTGCGCGATGAGATCGCCCAGACCCACTTCTTCTCGGCGATCGCCGACGGCCTGAAAGCGCCCCGCATCTATGCGGCGCTTCAGGGCGCCTACCTGCTGGAGGCGCGTGAGGTCTCGGCCTTCGTCGTCAACCCCTCGACGGTTCAGCGACCGAACCCGCCGACTGATGCGCAGTTGACGGCGTTCATGAAGGAAAACGCCGATCGGCTGACCCGCCCTGAGACCCGGGTTCTGTCGATCATGCGGGTCAGCGCCGCTGCGCTGGAGCCGTCGGTGACGATCAATCCCGCCGATGTCCAGAAGGCCTTCGACTTCCGGAAGGATAGCCTGGCCAGGCCGGAGACCCGCACGATCGTTCAGATCGCCGCGCCCGACGCCAAGGCGGCCGCAGTGATCTCCCAGCGTCTCGGCAAGGGCGAGGACCCCGCAGCCGTCGCCAAGGCCTACGGCAAGACGCCGCTGGTCCTGACCGACAAGCCCAAGAGCGCCGTTCCCGATCGCAAGGTCGCCGACGCCGCCTTCGCCCTGCAGGCTGGCCAGGTCAGCGGCCCGATCACCGGCGACCTGGGCGTCGCAGTCGTCAAGGTCACCAAGATCACGCCCGGCGCCGTCGCGACGCTGGACAGCGTCCGCCCCCAGATCGAAGCCGAGGTCCGGAGCCAGACGGCTCAGGCCAAGGCTTATGAGCAGACCCAGACCTACCAGGATGCGCGTGACGCAGGCGCTGATCTCATCTCGGCGGCCAGCAAGGCCGGCGCGCTGGTCATCACGACCGCCCCGGTGACGGCGCAGGGAACCGACCAGATGGGCCAGCCCTTCGCGGGCCTGACGCCGGACATTATCAAGACCGCGTTCGATCTGTCGCAAGGCGGCGAGAGCGAGCTGGTCGAGGCCGGCAAGGGCGAATACTACGCCGTCAAGGTCGAGCGGATCGTGCCTGCGGCCCTGCCGCCGCTGGCCGAGGTCAAGCCGCAACTGACGGCCGTCTGGTTTGGTCAGGAGATGGCCAAGCGGATGAAGGCCAAGGCCGATGAGCTGGCCGCACGTGTCAAGAAGGGCGAGAGCCTGGAAGCGGTCGCCACCGCGGCTCAGTCGAATGTGCAGAAGATCCCCGGCGGCCTGACCCGCCAGAACGCTCAACAGCACGTGGCGCTGGGGCAGGAGTTCCTGGGCGCAGCCTTCACGGCCAAGCCGGGCGCTGTGTTCACCGCGCGCGCCGGCCAGCAGGGCCAGGCGTATGTCGTCGCCAAGCTGGACGCCGTCCGCGCCGCGCCGACCGCCAATGTCGCCCAGATCGCTGTTCTGGCCCAAGGTCAGGCCGCCAACGGCCTGATGCGCGACCTGGCCGAGGCCACGCGCGTCGTCGCCCGCACCCAGATGAAGGCCAAGAGCAACCTGACCCTGGCCCGCCAAGCCATCGGCGTCGACACCGACGCCCTGGCCAAGGCCGAGGCCGCCAAGGCTGGAAAGAAAGCCGAGTAA